In Maylandia zebra isolate NMK-2024a linkage group LG9, Mzebra_GT3a, whole genome shotgun sequence, the genomic stretch TGCTGCTTTAGAAGCCTTAATCGGGTTACGTcacacaatattttttttcttctgtacaCACACGTTCAGCTGCAGCACGCCCACGGCAGTGAAGGCGATATTTATGAGAGGTTGGATTTGAGTGTCAGTTTTGTGTCTGCTTCTTGTGCCTGTGATTGAAGTGAAGGCAGTCTGTGTATGTCAAAGTATGCTGATGATTAAAAGTATGTGGATTCATTTCAAAGCAATAAAGTCTTCAGGCTATTGCTGATGTTCCCGTGTACAATAATGGTTCAAATATTGATGATGAATAAAAGTTCTTTTCTATCGTTTGAGTCTGTTTGGCTGTCTTTATGTAAAACACCGTGGAGGAAGGAGAAAAGGTAGATGCACAGAAGACATATTTAGTCCCAACTGCACATACAAGGAACTGGGCTCTATGATTGTCAACTATCACGTCTTGGTGCTGCTCTCCTTTCCACTGCTTTTCCACTGAAAGGTAGAGGAAGTCCCAGAGCAGCCATACCACCAAACAGAAATTATGCAGGTGGCAGCAATCTTCTCTTAATGATCTGGTATTTGACTAAAAAAGTTGTAAAATTAACATCCAAGAGTTTTTAAAATAGCAAAAAAGAGTTTGGCAGCACAAATATGATGGTTTCAATGAATGTGCAAACAAACATCAAGACTGAGTCTGCAAGAACACAATCTGACTCACATATTGGTCTATGATATGCTGTGAAGCATGAAGAAAGCATGAGTGTGTTCATGCATTCAATTTACTATTACATGGACGGTATATTCAAGAGTGTGGACAGGTGCACGGGTCTCACTCCTAATGCTGGCCACATATTAAAAGTGAGGGACCAGCAATGTGTGTGAGCAGAGGGCTCAGAGGACCAAGAAACTTTCTGATTCTCAGCAATAAAATCTGTAAAACCTGGAACCTGAAGGGAAGCCAGTGAGCAAAAAGTGTGAAGTGATATGAAAGTATTCCTGAagctttagtttcagttttagtTAAAGGTCACAGGTGCAGGTTTTTTATGTGCTGGTAGTGCAGCGTTAGCAAAACTGAAGAGGTTTGTTCgtgtctgtaaaaaaaaaaaaaaaaaaaaaaaaaaggcaataatGGAAGACTACCTGAAAATAGAGAAAATCGGAGAAGGTACATATGGGGTTGTGTATAAAGGTAAGCAAAAGGCAACGGGGCAAATTGTGGCTATGAAGAAGATCCGACTGTAGAGTGAGGAGGAGGGCGTTCCCAGCACAGCTGTCAGAGAGGTTTCTCTGCTCCAGGAGCTGAAACATCCCAATGTTGTACGACTCCTAGACGTCCTAATGCAAGAATCTCGTCTCTACCTCATCTTAGTGTTCCTGTCCatggacctgaagaaatacttgGACTCCATCCCCTCTGGCCAGTACATGGACTCTATGTTGGTCAAGAGCTACCTTTACCAGATTTTGGAGGGCATCTACTTCTGTCACTGTCGCCGAGTGCTCCATCGTGACCTGAAACCACAGAATTTGCTTATTGACAACCTGTGTCAACATACCCGAATAACATGATTAGTTCATAACCAGGCCCCCTGGAGAGGTTTAAGACGttttgaggaggtaatttagtcagctgtgttggattgaGGACAAATCTAAAACCTgtaggacactggccctcgaggccagGAGTTGCCCACCTGTGGTCTAGGTGTTTTCCAGCTCAGGGCTTGTTGAGCGGACAGTATGACGCTTAAGAAAACAGTACAGCCTTTTAGCACATCTGATTCATGGCAGCTGACTTCATTTGCTGTGCAAACACGTTTCTACCCTCATAGAGCACTTGACAGGTGGCTAGGGGGTTGAGCAGATCATCTGCTAGCTGGAAGTTGGAAGTTTGGTCCCAGTCTGCATAATTCTTAGTGGGCAAGATGCTAAACCCCACTTTGCTTTCCAATGTGTTCagcgtgaatgtgtgtgaatgttaaacAGAATGCATTGTAGAAATATGTGATGTATGAATGAGACATGACATATAaaacactttgagtgctcaagtatAGTAGAAAAGCCCTGTTTACCATAGTAACTTGGGACAGGCTGAGTTGTATTTGTAACTGAACTGATTGGAGCCTGAAAGGGGGTGTACATGTAGGAACAGGTGTTTGTGATATTTAGAAACTTGAAGCAAGACAGGAGTTAAATATTTAAGGGGAGAAACGAAAAGCAGTGTTAGTGAGTGACAGATGAAGGAGTCGGATACATTACAACAGGGGCATCAAGCTCTTTGTACTGTAGTTCATAGGGCAGATGCAGCTCCACTTAGAGCGACCAGGTCCCAACAAAATAGATGTGCTTAGTTTTTTGTGTGGGACACATCACCAATTTGAATTTAAGTTATTGCTTAACCGTCAGAGGCCTCTACAGACACACTGTAGTTTGGACAGGACACAGAGGATATGTGAGTACATACTGCTGATTCATTTTCTCAGTGATAGTTTCATCATATTCAAAAAATCTGCTAAGCTTGTATGTTTTTGGTGAGCTGTATGACTCCAGAGATGTGGGACGGAGGAGGAAGAATAAAGATGCGATGCAGTCCCACTTAAAGAGGAACGTCGCCCTACCACAAGACTTACAGATGATTAATGTAAAATGCCCAAAATCAGACctgtgatgtgtttttaaatccttTATATTACATATTTATGAATGTTACACTGCTTCACATTTACATGGATGGACATTTACTCAGCTGttccatccatctgtccgtcttttctcttccacttatccaattcagggtcgtgTGTGTGTCTATTAATGGATAGTTTGCTTTAATAAAAATCTCTAGCTTAGATGATGATAAACTGAATTTGTATCATGTGTTTATAAAGAAACAATGGAAAGTTTGGAATCTTTTGTAAGACACATTTTCAAATTATAGccagtaacaaaaaataaacatgtataATAAAAAGTAATATAGTCTCCTCTTTCATAAGCCCACCAGAGGTTGCCACACACTGGTTCAGCTTTTACTCGTGACGGTCTGTAAACATGGACGACAGTGGCTGCATATGGAGGTTTATTTCCTTTATTTACACTGATGTTAAGGGCTTTGTGTTTATAATATGATCCAGAATATTCGAGCACGtttagtggaaagagacaaattatacTTGCACATAATTTTTCATTTTGGATACAGAAATAACAAAGCATGGAAAACCTGGATCTTTTCTTCCTGAGTCATTTTAATTGGTTACTGTCCAAAATAATAAATCACTGGGTTAAAGTGAGTAAACCTGCGTCTGATTCtgtttgtttcatgtgtttccAGGGATGTCCCACTGCCATTCAAACACATTTGGACTCTGACGTGTTCCTGTGTTTTAAAGGGACTTTTTATAATTACACAGAGAATTAAACTAAAACTTTAACCACCAGGGGGCAACATTTTATCAGTTGAGTGATCCCCGTTTAACgtcatcttttctttttagccTAAAAATGTGTTGAAAGCTTACACAGGCCCACTGCATCATCTGGTGGTACAAATGGAAATTGCATGAAATCGCAGCCCAGGCCTCATTTAACTTTAATTAGGTTCTTTACAATATAATGCACAAATCTGACTTTAAGCTCTCAAAACTATGGTGAACCTATTAACTAGTAAAATTCCTTTATATGGTCACTGAGTCATACAAAACAGCTGCGGCTGCCATGAGACAAATATCTGTTTTTGAATTTGCATCAATTCACATCTTTGCATATGGAGGTTTTGCAGGCATGTGACCCCTAACCATGTGACATTAACCTATTTGCCATTTTGGATGTGTTACAATCATGGTGACAATGTCAGGCCTAAGTCACATAGGCCTAACGACCAGTCTGCACTATGGTCTAAATGTCTAACCCCTGATTGGTCGGTAAAAATTTCCTTGCAGTTTCCTGCGATCGCCCATTGTTTCAATGGAAGATGATGACTTGTCTATGCTGAAGAAATGCTGAAGAATAATTATTATGCACATAGGTGTTTTAACATGAAAACACAGTGGATAGTTACAACAACATATGGTTAGAAAGGCTGGGACTGAATACCTGTCCACTGGGTTGCAGAGGTAGAAGAATCAGGCTTTGACACAGACAGCATCTCTTCTGTCTTCACTCATGAGCTCATCGGCTACCAAAGACAAGCAGCTAGAATGAGGAGTGAAATGGTGCAATGATGATAACATGGAGCAGAACTTGCAGGGAAAGTTTCCAGGTTTGAATCTGGCCATCTTCAAGCAGTTTATCAGCGAGCAggatatttttacacatttagtATTTTTACATGTTATTCTCCGCTTTTTATTTGTATGGTTGTTAAAGTATCTGTTTTCAATTAATTTCAGTTCCTGACTTGATCTGAAATCTTAATAGACAGGGACTGAAGATGAGCTTTTTTTTACCTGTTATGTGAGGAAATTATAACACTCAtttccacagactgtatataaaggatggATGTATGCTTGCTGGTCTGAAATTGGTATCTAATGCAAAAGTACCTAAAACCTACATTCTTTTTAATTgcaactggggggggggggggggggggggggtgtgtgtgactgctgtggcgccataaagactttgactgttttttaaaaatggctgtTTGGATCCACTGAGCTCAATAGAAACCTTCCCAACGAGTTTGCAACTTCACTCACTTTTTCTAAAATGCTCAGATCAAAACCTTTGAAAATGGGCAAACAAGCCAGTAATATCACAATGGTTAGTCAATCCTTTATATACAGTCGGTGGTCAGTTCAGCTAATATTTACGACTAACATTTAAAATTATGCCAAGAATTattatatttgttttacattattTATAGTATAAAACTATAAAGTTGTTAAATAAAATGAGGACCAAGAATTGAACCCTGTGGAGCGCCAACAGATTTCCCTTcagtaaaataatgtaaatcaGTTTAGTATGTGTTCTCTTTGTTACTTTATCAATCCAACTTTATTTTGTGATTTTCTACATGAAATTCAGTACTACTTTATTATCATTGTGCTGATAGAAAACTAAAACtactttttaaatgtcaaaaatctTTCTGATAAAAGAAAGAAGTTGGGAGGATGCAGACATCTACTCTGGATCAACACTGAGGCATAATCAAAACAGAAACGCCTGTTTTTCTCCCTTGTAAGGGCAGGGTGTTCTTCTGTCTTTGAGTAAACAGTACAGAAGGGGGTGGTCTGTTGCTCTTTCCACATCACCCTCACTCTTATGGCCACAAGGAGAACAATGGCTGCTCTGTTGGTTTGGCTGTTCAGCGTCGGAGCTTTCTTCTTGTCCTCGAATGCACAGGAACTCCCTGAAACGTATAGGAAAGGAGTAGATCTGGCCTTAGCGAAGCTCCACTCTCTCGCTGGAATCCAAGATCATTATGTCTTCTTAAGAAGTGTCTCAAAGTCGGACTATGAGGTACTGAACAGCAAATCCAGTTTTATTGCTCaatttttatcatttattttgtaaGACCTGGTTATTAGTTTATGGTTTATGGTGTATTTGGAttaaaatcatcaggaaatgtgCTATAAGCAACAAAGAATATGATGCTTTCATGAACTAAAACTCATCTGGGTTGCTTTGCTTCTTTCTTCTCAGATGGGTTTTGATGTAAGCTTCTTCTATCACCACTTCTACCTTAAAGCCACCACTTGTGAAAAAGGGACCACTGACTCCTCAGCGTGTGAGCCTAGAAACGACAGAGTAAGTTTTTGGCAAGTTACTCGGCTCAGGACTGTGGAATGTGAGGATAATGGCCTGCCCTAACTTGTCTATGCTGTTTTGCTCTTCTGCATTCATGCAGCCGCTGATGGACTGTGCAGTCTGCTACAAAATGCACAGAGGAGAAATCGAACCAGAGCCCAAACCGTATATTCACTGCCTCCGTAAACCGGCCATCACACAAGTCAGTATCTCCTGCTTTACCTTTAATACAGTCTCTCCCAAAGTTCTAACTGTGGCCTGTCATAAGTGATGAAACCGCACTGCAatgataaacatgtttatctttaCTTGGTTATGAATGGCAGGCAATGACAGCAGGCAGACTGGAGCACTGCAATACACTGGGATACAGCAGCGGGTCAACAGTTCTTCTGGGATCAACAGGCAAAGAGTGAAAGTTTTGTTAGAAAACATGCAGCATTTAGTGTCTTTGCTTCTGAAAATATCTAAAAAACTACAATCAGACAGGTAAATTCTTGTCAGTCTGCACTTAACCTTTCTGTAGTTTGGTAGATGTACGTATGATGTTTGCATCTTGTCTTTTGAAATGTTATCAaactattattatatattttattattcacTCTGAGAGGCATTCATCATGTGAGGAACATATTTCATTCAAATGCAACCTCCCTAGCTCCCTTGCTAAGTAAATGTATGCATTCTTTTTATATTCTAATAAACTTTGAATCCAAAATTTTATCTGCTTTACTTCTGATTATTTTTTAACTCTCtgaaaatggggggggggggggggggactgtgtataaaaatggctcTAATTCATAAACAGGTAATATAAAACTTTTATTAGAGCCTCTGAATTAAAGCTAGAAGTCTGTCCTTTGATCACATcttacttttattatttttaaaacccaCTGTGGTGGTAACAACAGGCaaaactataaatataaataaatgcataaataaattattctgtCAGAACAGTGACgattatttcacttttttccaCTCTATTGATCTGATGACATGTATTTAATCTTCTGAACTGTTCAACTAGTCATTATTCTTGATGTTAAAGTTTTGCATTTAAAACAGAGGATATTGGCAAGTTATTAAACCAGTACTTCTCAATCTTTTTAGCCCACGAGCCTTTGAAAGGTCCCTCAGTGGGGCCTCTTGTCACATGGTGTCATTTGTGGTCCAGAAAAGTTACTGGATAAAAGCAATCTAATCCCCATAAAATGTTTATAAACATTTGTTACTTCTCTCCTTTACTATATTATTATGAAGCCTCTTTGGGAACTCTGATCTATGTAGTATATACGGCTACAACAGTGTAATACCTGTGCatttactttttctttggtttaaGTAGAATGAAATGAGTTTTCTTTGCTGTGATAATTTGCTGCAATGTGTGTGACTAACAAATGTTTATGAGTTGTGGTTTCATTGAAATGAAGTTGTTACGTAAGCATCCCCAGGTGTTATGTAACCCCATCCCTGCAGAGAATGTTTCTGCTCCtagagcataaaagctgaagatGGTCGTCTTTAAATGTATCATTAGATTGTCAATGAGCTAATCCACAGCTTTAATCACACTTTAGATCGTATTCTGGATAAGTTAGTTATTGTAAGAACAAATTCTTATTATGACATTGACCATGTTTTCCATCTGAAAGTTTTAGTCTGTGGCCTC encodes the following:
- the LOC143420317 gene encoding uncharacterized protein LOC143420317; the protein is MATRRTMAALLVWLFSVGAFFLSSNAQELPETYRKGVDLALAKLHSLAGIQDHYVFLRSVSKSDYEMGFDVSFFYHHFYLKATTCEKGTTDSSACEPRNDRPLMDCAVCYKMHRGEIEPEPKPYIHCLRKPAITQAMTAGRLEHCNTLGYSSGSTVLLGSTGKE